A single region of the Streptococcus macedonicus ACA-DC 198 genome encodes:
- the yqenN gene encoding DNA polymerase III delta subunit, whose amino-acid sequence MVFCYNISMIAIEEIDKLRKEHLSLITVVTGEDLGQFSQLKERMMARVGYDKDDLTYSYFDMAEVDYQDAEMDLESLPFFADQKVVIFDNLLDITTAKKSYLDDKALKRFESYLENPLDTTRLIIFAPGKLDGKRRLVKILKRDAQIFEASELKEAELKTYFQKLAHKENLTFDSGVFEALLLKSNYDFSEILKNIAFLKSYKKDGHITADDINQAIPKTLQDNIFDLTQFVLNGKIDEARELIRDLRLQGEDEIKLIAVMLGQFRMLLQVSILASQGKNEHQTVTALSDYLGRRVNPYQVKFALRDSRTLSMLFLKKALAVLIETDYAIKTGTYDKAYLFDIAILKIAHEHH is encoded by the coding sequence ATGGTTTTTTGTTATAATATTTCTATGATTGCAATTGAAGAAATCGATAAATTACGAAAAGAACATCTTAGTTTGATTACGGTGGTGACAGGTGAGGATTTGGGACAATTTTCTCAGCTGAAAGAGCGTATGATGGCACGTGTTGGTTATGATAAGGATGACTTGACTTATTCTTATTTTGATATGGCTGAGGTTGATTATCAAGATGCGGAAATGGACCTTGAAAGTCTGCCATTTTTTGCTGACCAAAAGGTGGTTATTTTTGATAATTTGCTTGACATCACGACAGCTAAGAAGTCTTATTTGGATGATAAGGCACTCAAACGTTTTGAGTCCTATTTGGAAAATCCCTTGGATACGACGCGCTTGATTATTTTTGCGCCAGGGAAATTAGACGGCAAACGTCGCTTGGTGAAGATTCTTAAACGTGATGCACAGATTTTTGAAGCAAGTGAATTAAAAGAAGCAGAGCTAAAAACGTATTTCCAAAAATTGGCTCACAAAGAAAATCTGACCTTTGATTCAGGTGTTTTTGAGGCTTTACTTTTGAAATCCAATTATGATTTCAGTGAGATTTTGAAAAACATTGCTTTTTTGAAATCTTATAAAAAAGATGGTCATATCACGGCAGATGATATTAATCAAGCCATTCCCAAAACGCTTCAGGATAATATTTTCGACTTGACGCAGTTTGTTTTGAATGGCAAAATCGATGAGGCACGCGAGCTGATTCGTGATTTGCGTTTGCAAGGTGAGGATGAAATCAAATTAATTGCGGTTATGTTAGGCCAGTTTCGCATGTTATTGCAAGTCAGCATTTTAGCCAGTCAAGGTAAGAATGAGCATCAAACTGTAACGGCTCTGTCAGATTATCTTGGACGTCGTGTCAATCCTTATCAAGTTAAGTTTGCTTTGCGTGACTCTCGTACGCTTTCAATGCTGTTCTTGAAAAAAGCTCTGGCGGTATTGATTGAAACGGATTATGCCATTAAAACTGGGACATATGATAAGGCTTATTTATTTGATATTGCTATCTTAAAAATCGCTCATGAACATCACTGA
- the sodA gene encoding Manganese superoxide dismutase, with the protein MTIILPKLPYAYDALEPYIDAETMTIHHDKHHATYVANVNAALEKHPEIGEDLETLLADVDSIPADIRQAVINNGGGHLNHALFWELLSPEKQEPTAQVLAAIEEAFGSFDEFKATFTQAATTRFGSGWAWLVVNENGKLEVLSTANQDTPISQGKAPILALDVWEHAYYLKYRNVRPDYIKAFFDVINWEKVAELYSKATK; encoded by the coding sequence ATGACTATTATTTTACCAAAACTACCATATGCATATGATGCTCTTGAACCTTATATTGATGCAGAAACAATGACAATTCATCATGATAAACATCACGCTACTTATGTGGCAAATGTAAATGCAGCGCTTGAAAAACATCCAGAAATTGGAGAGGATTTGGAAACTTTGTTGGCAGATGTTGACAGTATTCCAGCAGATATCCGTCAAGCGGTGATTAATAACGGTGGTGGGCATTTGAATCACGCCCTTTTCTGGGAATTGTTATCGCCTGAAAAACAAGAACCAACAGCGCAAGTGCTGGCTGCGATTGAGGAAGCTTTTGGCTCATTTGACGAATTCAAAGCTACTTTCACGCAAGCTGCGACAACTCGTTTTGGGTCAGGTTGGGCTTGGCTTGTGGTGAATGAAAATGGCAAACTTGAAGTGCTCTCAACAGCTAATCAAGATACACCAATTTCACAAGGAAAAGCACCAATTTTGGCACTTGACGTTTGGGAACACGCTTACTATCTCAAGTATCGCAACGTTCGCCCAGATTACATCAAAGCTTTCTTTGATGTTATTAATTGGGAAAAAGTTGCTGAGCTTTACTCAAAAGCAACAAAGTGA
- the comEC gene encoding Late competence protein ComEC, DNA transport — protein sequence MIKYFPIKPIQLAFLLILLYYFCFSKVIGCLMFLLLVLVFLWQQYGWKAWCQVCLCLSCFAVFFLTKSNQTEQAYQVVPAHLTKIQMIPDTISVNGDLLSFRGKEAGRTYQIFYTLKSEKEQHFFKTLNQTIVLSGDMDLEEATPQRNFGGFDYRTYLKHEGIYRVVNLSAINNVELVYKMTLWDKLHDVRRKAIVSIQRHFPAPMQHYMTGLLFGYLDKSFDEMSDVYTSLGIIHLFALSGMQVGFFVGTFRFFFLRLGLRRDYVDILQIPFSLVYAGLTGYSVSVIRSLIQSAFANLGIKKLDNLALTLFVLFMVMPNFLLTTGGILSFTYAFILSFIDFNDISRYQKIIAESLTISLASLPLLIHFFAVFQPLSVLLTAIFSVAFDTIMLPMLSIIFILSPLVKLTCFNGCFVFLETVIKNTKVILGGPIVFGKPSLGILVLLFLTLGVLYDCWRRKKMAIFLVSLVVLLFFQIKHPLENEVTVVDIGQGDSIFVRDVKGHTLLIDVGGKVSFSEKNAWQERLTDSNAERTLIPYLNSRGVGKIDQLVLTHTDTDHMGDMLEVAKHVKIGKVLVSQGSLTKPDFVAKLQAMKTKVRVVTASDVLPIMGSYLQVLYPSQTGDGGNNDSVVLYGNLLGKNFLFTGDLEEEGEQELVATYPNLPVDVLKAGHHGSKGSSSSEFLAHISPQIALISAGQNNRYKHPHQETLERFRAQNMTIYRTDEQGAIRFRGLNHWKIETVR from the coding sequence TTGATTAAGTATTTTCCTATTAAGCCAATTCAATTGGCTTTTTTGCTCATTTTGCTCTATTATTTTTGCTTTTCAAAAGTGATTGGGTGTTTGATGTTTCTCTTGCTAGTCTTGGTGTTTTTATGGCAACAGTATGGTTGGAAGGCTTGGTGTCAAGTTTGTTTGTGTTTAAGCTGTTTTGCGGTATTTTTTCTGACTAAGTCTAATCAGACAGAGCAGGCTTATCAAGTAGTGCCAGCTCATTTAACAAAAATCCAGATGATTCCTGACACGATTTCGGTCAATGGAGATTTGCTGTCCTTTCGAGGTAAGGAAGCTGGGCGGACTTATCAGATTTTTTATACCTTGAAATCGGAGAAAGAACAGCATTTTTTTAAGACATTAAATCAAACGATTGTTTTATCTGGTGATATGGACTTGGAAGAAGCAACGCCCCAGCGGAATTTTGGTGGTTTTGATTATCGTACTTACCTTAAACATGAAGGCATTTATCGTGTGGTAAATTTGTCGGCGATTAACAATGTTGAACTTGTTTATAAGATGACTTTGTGGGATAAGCTACATGATGTTCGACGAAAGGCTATTGTTAGTATTCAGCGGCATTTTCCTGCTCCTATGCAACATTATATGACTGGGCTTTTGTTTGGCTATCTGGATAAATCGTTTGATGAGATGAGTGATGTTTACACGAGTTTAGGAATTATTCACCTCTTTGCTCTTTCAGGTATGCAGGTCGGATTTTTTGTGGGGACATTCCGATTTTTCTTTCTACGTCTTGGGTTACGCCGAGATTATGTGGATATACTACAAATCCCATTTTCACTCGTCTATGCGGGGCTGACTGGCTATTCTGTTTCGGTGATTCGGAGTTTAATTCAATCTGCTTTTGCAAATCTTGGTATTAAAAAATTAGATAACTTGGCTTTAACTTTGTTTGTTCTTTTCATGGTTATGCCAAATTTTTTACTGACGACGGGAGGCATTCTTTCGTTTACTTACGCTTTTATTCTCAGTTTTATTGACTTTAATGACATTAGTCGCTATCAGAAAATCATTGCGGAAAGTTTGACGATTTCATTAGCCAGTTTGCCCTTGTTAATTCATTTTTTTGCTGTGTTTCAACCGTTATCTGTCTTATTGACAGCAATTTTTTCTGTGGCATTTGACACTATTATGTTGCCAATGTTATCAATCATTTTTATTTTATCGCCCTTGGTTAAACTGACTTGTTTTAATGGTTGTTTTGTTTTTTTGGAAACTGTTATCAAGAACACTAAGGTAATTTTGGGCGGTCCGATTGTTTTTGGGAAACCAAGTCTTGGTATCTTGGTGCTACTATTTTTAACATTAGGCGTGCTTTATGATTGCTGGCGACGAAAGAAAATGGCAATTTTTCTTGTCAGCTTAGTAGTTCTGCTATTTTTTCAAATCAAGCATCCGCTAGAAAACGAGGTGACAGTGGTTGATATTGGGCAGGGAGATAGTATTTTTGTGCGTGATGTTAAGGGGCATACGCTGCTAATTGATGTGGGTGGAAAGGTGAGTTTTAGTGAGAAGAACGCGTGGCAGGAGCGGCTGACGGATAGTAATGCGGAGCGAACGTTGATTCCTTATCTCAACAGTCGCGGCGTTGGAAAAATTGACCAGTTAGTTCTGACGCACACGGATACTGACCACATGGGAGATATGCTGGAGGTGGCGAAACACGTAAAAATTGGTAAAGTGCTGGTGAGTCAGGGAAGTTTGACAAAGCCAGATTTTGTGGCGAAATTACAAGCCATGAAAACCAAGGTGCGCGTGGTAACAGCTAGTGATGTTTTGCCGATTATGGGAAGTTACCTGCAAGTGCTTTATCCGAGCCAGACTGGTGATGGTGGTAACAATGACTCGGTGGTGCTTTATGGGAATCTTTTGGGTAAGAATTTCTTATTTACAGGAGATTTGGAAGAAGAAGGCGAGCAAGAGTTGGTTGCAACTTATCCCAATCTGCCGGTTGATGTCTTAAAAGCAGGGCATCATGGCTCAAAAGGGTCATCAAGCTCAGAATTTCTCGCTCACATTTCACCGCAAATTGCTTTAATTTCCGCAGGGCAAAATAACCGCTACAAACATCCTCATCAAGAGACACTTGAACGCTTCCGAGCACAAAACATGACCATTTACCGCACAGACGAACAAGGCGCTATCCGCTTTAGAGGATTAAACCACTGGAAAATCGAAACAGTGAGGTAG
- the yebC gene encoding Hypothetical protein: protein MSGHNKWSKIKNKKGEADAKRGAIFNKLSREIFVAAKAGGGDPSMNASLRMVLDKARAANMPKDNINRAIKKATDVGDTTNYDEITYEGYGPGGVAILVHTLTDNKKRTDANMHTIFTRNGGNMGSTGSVAYMFDHKGYIVIDRDNLDLDEDAMLEVLLDAGAEDLKTSDDAFEIFTEPKEFPAVKEALKAQNLEFAQAQLSMIPQNYVSLDDEQVDILETLVDKLEDDDDVQDVYTNMAE from the coding sequence ATGTCAGGACATAATAAATGGAGCAAAATTAAAAATAAAAAAGGTGAAGCAGACGCTAAACGTGGCGCGATTTTCAATAAATTGTCACGTGAGATTTTTGTAGCTGCTAAAGCAGGTGGCGGAGACCCGTCAATGAATGCCAGCCTTCGTATGGTTTTGGATAAAGCGCGTGCGGCTAATATGCCAAAAGATAATATCAATCGTGCGATTAAAAAAGCGACAGATGTTGGCGATACGACAAACTATGATGAAATCACTTATGAAGGATATGGACCTGGTGGCGTCGCTATCCTTGTTCATACTCTTACTGACAATAAAAAACGTACAGATGCGAATATGCATACCATTTTCACGCGTAACGGTGGTAACATGGGCTCAACAGGTTCTGTTGCTTATATGTTTGACCACAAAGGTTACATTGTTATTGACCGCGATAATTTGGACTTGGACGAAGATGCCATGCTTGAAGTGCTTTTGGATGCTGGTGCGGAAGATTTGAAAACATCAGATGATGCCTTTGAAATTTTTACAGAACCAAAAGAATTTCCAGCTGTCAAAGAAGCTTTGAAAGCACAAAATTTGGAATTCGCCCAAGCACAACTTAGCATGATTCCGCAAAATTACGTTAGCCTTGATGACGAACAAGTAGACATTTTGGAAACACTCGTTGATAAACTCGAAGACGACGATGACGTCCAAGACGTTTATACCAATATGGCAGAATAA